The Acomys russatus chromosome X, mAcoRus1.1, whole genome shotgun sequence genome segment CCCCGGGCCCCGACCTCCTCCACGTGTGCACCATGGTCTGACGAGAAGTACACAAGCGTGTTGTTCGTCAGCCCCAGTTCGTCCAGGGTGTCCAGCACGCGCCCTGCATGTCAGGAGGATCATGACGTGCTAATCACACGTGGTCCAGCCTGCCAGGTGTCCTGGCAGGGGCCGCACCGTGGTAATGACATGCTAATGAGACGCTAATGAGATGGTAAAGGACCTAGCCTCGCCTGTTCTCTGCCCTTCATCCCTAGGACAGTATGCTAATGAGATGGTAATCGCCCAGGCCCCCTATGTTAACGACTCAGTGATCGCCCATCCATCTCCTTAAGACTCCCAGCATGATGAAATGCTAACGATATGCTAATGAGATGCAAAACACCCACTCCCCACTCATCTCTCCCCTATCGTGCTGACAGCAACATATTAGTCACCTCAATGCTGTGAGGTCACACTGATGACTTCACACCAGCACCACTCACCAACGCTCCAGTCCATCTCCTCAACTGCATCCCCATAGACCCCATGTCGGCTCCGCCCCACGAAACTGGGACCAGCGAAGTgggctgtgtgcacatgcaggaaggacaggaagagcaggaaggggcCGTGGGAGTacctggggggttgggggaggcaaGAAGTGGCATCACAGACAGGAAACAGTGGCGTCAGGGACAGGAAGTAGTTTTGTAACATACAGGATTCAGCTTTGTCAGAGAAGGAAGTACTCATCATATCACACACAGGAAGTGGTCATGTCACACAACCAGCCATTTCACAGACAGGAAGTCCTGATGTCACCAATAGAAAGTGCCTGTTTCACAGACAGGAAGTGATGATGTAACATACAGGAAGTAAAGATGTCAGACAAAGGAAATGGTCATGTTTCAGGTCTCAGAAAGGAGCCATATCAAAATACCAGAAATAGTGATGATGTAACGTACAGGAAATGGTTATGTTAGAGACAAGAAGTAGCTTTGTCAGAGACAGGAATCAGTTGTGTCTCAGACAGGAAGTGGTCTTCTTGTCACAGACAGAAAGTAAGCACATCAGAGAGAAGAAGTGGTTATCTCCAACACAGGAAGCGCCCTCCCAAGGATCAGAAGTGACCCCACCCCATACACCAGAACCCACCTGTGCAGGAACCCCACTGCCTCTTCTGTGAGCCTCCCGGCCAGTCCTGCATAGTCCATGGGCCTCTGCATGACCTCGAAGCCGCGCATGAGGAAGCAGTTGGTTGGACGGAAATAATGCTGGAAGGCAAGGTAGGCTGCAGCTAGGGTGCCCACTGCAAGGGCGAGCACGAGGAAGGCGGAGAATGGCACCGCCAGGACCCCCAGAGCACGCAGTGCTGCCAGTCCCAGTGCTGTCGTGCACAGCACCTGCAGGGGCACCCACAGCAGCATGTGGTAGGCGGGGCCGAACACCGACCCAGCCCCCACTCGGCAATCTCGCAAGTTCGTGGTTGGGGCCCCGTGGAAGAACTCGAACCCATGGCGCAGTGGGTGGTGGCAGAAGTCGCGGGCTGCTTGGCAGCTCAGGCCCAGGTGCCACTTCCCTGTGTAGGGACGAGAACAGACGAACCATCATGGGGACTGGGCCGGAAGTTACACTAGGCAACGCCCCtcctctgacctttgacctcctgaTGATGACCCTGCCCTCCtgctacctctgctgacccaacAGGACCATGTCACTCACCCACGAGCCCAGTGCTGTACCCCTGTTCCCTCAGCAGCTGCGCAAACGTGACCTCACTAGAGGGGAGACCTCCCGAGGATGCAGTGAACAGGAAGACACCCACAGTGTTCCAGGATGCCATGCCTGCAGGGGGTAATGTCATACATGAGCACACCAGAGCATCATGGGAAACCGGTGACATACCCCGGGGGATCATGAGAGTGACATCACATAAGTAAGCTAGAAGAGTGGAGATGTCATGGGAGTCATAGGCCATGGGGCATCATGGGAGTGACATCACCTGCAAACCTGAGCACGAGTTCATGATGGGAATGGTCTCACACGCCCACCTGTACCTAGGCCCCATAGCATCATGAGGAATATGCCCACTGAGCTCCAGGGGTTATGGGAGTCCAAGAAGCTCTGGACCTAACCCCACCCCCAGGCGCCTGACAGGAGTAATGTCACCCTGGGCCCCAGAGTGTCAATGGGAAAACCTCCACAACACCTGCCCTGGTTGCCAACTGGGATGACGTCATGCATCATGGGAAGCACAGAGCTGACAGActctcccccccaacacacacccctcACCCGAAACTAACTGGAGTGACTTCACCCACCCAGCCCGCCCCAGAGCACCACCTCACACGCACGCACCAGACCGCACTGGGTACCGCCCTGTCAGGAAGGCTGCTCGGCTTGGTGTGCACAGGGGAGAGGCTGCTAGGTGCTGTGTCAGTTTCACGCCCTCTCGGGCTAGGCGGTCAATGTTGGGCGTCCTGCGGGCATGGTAGGGGGAGACAGGGTGCATGTGACATCATGTGACCTTGGTGAGGGGAAGACCCCAGGGTCGGGATGGGCGTGGCCCACGAGCGCCAATTTCACCCACCTGAGTGTGGTGTTGCCATAGCATCCAGGGTCCCCAATGCCTAAGTCGTCAGCCATGATGAGCAGGAAGTTGGGGCCACCGCCCGCAGAGGCCCCGACCATCAGGAGGAGGATGTGGAAGGGAAGGGGTGACATCATTGTCTTCTGGGCAGGGTCACGTGGGTGGGGGTCGGGTAAAGTGGGTGGCGAGTGCCTGCAaggtatatacatgtgtgtaagtgcGTGCACAAGAAGTGTCTGGAGTTACAGGAATTGGAAATCCTAGATCTTGATGTACAGAACCCGGAAGTGCCCACAGTCAGTGCAAGGACAAGACAGGAAGCACCCCTGCTCTATGTACAGAGACTGGAAGTGATTGTTACTCAGGTGTAGAATCACGGAAGTGCCCAGGACACACAGAAGAGACAGGTACAGAACTCGGAAGTGCCCTAGCTCCAACCTCCCAGACACCCGGGTGACCCCTCTGTGGTAATCCTGAACCCCACCTCCAACAGGCCCCGTGTGACCCGAAGGGACTCACCCTTCTGTCTGTGCAGCTTCACGTGACCCTGTGACGTAGGCGTGACCCCAGAAGTGATGATCCAGGccctggtggtggcagcaggctCAGAGAAGTTCCAGCTCCGCAGGGCTCAGGGTGTTTTTATCCCTGAGGCGGGAGGGCGGGGTCACAGTTGGGTCACGGGGTCAGTAGCAGCACCAACAGGAGACAGTCTGGACTGGTTCTGTGTGGTTCAGGTGACTCAGTGGAGAAGCCTGGTCTCAATGTATAGGCTGATGTGTCAGGGTATGCGCAGCTTGTTTACATCCTGGGGTGGTGCTACATCACTGGGGTGACATTCAACACCTGGAGTCAAGGAGGGAAATCTGAGGCAGGCAGGGGTGAAGAGTCCTCAATGTATTGGTTGAGGGGGTGGGTCAtgtaggggaaactgaggtacaggTGTGGCCAGATATCTTTCTCCAGGTGGTGCTGAGGAAAGGGTGGGCCGCTGCTATATGTATACACTGCCTTCTGGCTTGTTCATGTAGCGGTCAGAAGTGACATCACGGGGGTCATGGGTCACAGAGGTCTAACCTTGTCCAATGAGCTGTTCTTTTATGTTGCAGTGGGTGGATGGAGGGGTCTGTGAAGTCATGCGGCGACACatagaggagaaactgaggcagactgCAAGGCTAAACATTCCCCCTACTCCCTCCTGGTGCAGATCAAAGATTAAAGTGTAGTTTAACCCATGACTTAACCTGACTTCGCTCTGGGGTCACATAGGATGGGGAAGACAAAGTGGGTCAAAGGTGAATCCGTAGACTAAGGTGAGCTTTGTTTACATGgcaggcaggggaggggtggaagtGACATCCTGCGGGGATGGGCGGGGTCACGCCTCAGGCCCTGGGCAGTACTGCAGGTGGCTTGTGAGATAGGCACACCCAGTGAGTGAGGTCATCGGGGCCTTGCTGCCAGGGTTGTGTGAcgcccccccctcccaccctatCAGAAAGCGCTGATGATGTCATCGCGGTCACTTCCCTCCCCTCAGTGCCGAGGCCCTGCGCAGTCTGTCGGTCAAATAAAAACAAGCGCGGTGATGTCATCGCGGTCCTCTCCCGCCTCCGCCTGGCCCCCTCCTCCCTGTcagtcagaaaaacacaaatgggAAAGACTAACGGGAATCCCGGAGGTCGGGACTTGAACCCCAGGTCTCTAGCGCTGTGAATGACAGGGAAGGACGGGAAGGGGAGAGGATTGTCCCAGCTGCGGGTGACTGCCGGGGAAACACAGAAAGGGGCGGTGCTTGTCCCTTGGGCCACAGGCGCCTAGTGTGCCAGGCTGCGGAGCTGTGACTGACAGGTAATGTAGCCAAGGGCGGGGCCTGATCAGGCGGGCTGCGCCATGAACCACAGGGAAGGACTGAAGGGGACTGCGGGTCCCCTGAGGTGAAGGGGCTGTGATTGACAGAGAAGAATGGGAAGGGTGGGGCCTGCCTCCAGGGCCAGCAGCACCCTGAGTGACAGGAAGGGGTTTGTCCCGCCGCTCCCACACCGGAAGTGACAGTTTCCACAGAAAAGGtggagcagcagggagaggggGGCGGGACTTTTACCCCCTGGAAATCTCCCCTGATTTATTGACAGGCAGGAGGCCTTGGCGCTATGGACCGGCTGCTGCTATGTGTGGAGGGCGGGGAAACTGGATGGGGCAGGGAGACAGCGGGGCCAGCGGGCTCTTGGCCCCTACCCACCTCGGTGCTACATCATGCGGAGTTcccctctgcctgcttccaccCGCGCTCTCATGATTGCCTAGCCTCAGTTTACCCGCCACACTTTCACCCCCACGTCGTACCTCTGGGTCCTTGGGGAGGGggcctctcagctgctgctcgCATCAGTCTGTATGGTCCTTCCGGCGGAATGGAGGAGGGGGGATCTGACCAGGAACGGAGTCCAGGGTTGCGCAAGGTTGACCCAAGAGGGAACTGCTGCTGTCATATGACGCAGATGGGCAGGCAGGCGGTGGCGATGCTGTCCCCCGACCTCCTCCTTCCATACCCAACCCCCACTGTGTGCTCTGTAGGAGGAAGTGACCCTCATGGGGTCATGGATGCATGGTGAATCGATCTTTAGGGaccatctgtgtgtgcatatttgggcagttcatgtgtatgtattcatgtgtaaCATGTAtgtcttctctgtgtctgtgagtgtgtgtgcataaatcCTACATGGAtgtaagtgcatgcatgtatatatgtacatatgtgcatgtccATGCTTCCGCGTGAGCATCTGCAGATGCGACGTATATGACGTGTACTGTCTGTTCGCAGCTGTGTGTATTTATCTGTGTATGTAGgtttgatgtgtttgtgtgtaaatgtgtgtatacGTGGgtcctatgtatgtatgtatctgtgtgtgcacatgtgtgtcgcTATAATACACAGGACGCATTGCATATGTAGCACATATACTGCACACGCGTGTCCTGTGTCCTATAATAACCCTACACATCCCACAGTAACCCTACATATCCCATAATAACTATGCACATCCCACAGTAACCCTACATATCCCATAATAACCATGCATATCCCACAATAACCATGCACATCCTATAATAACCCTGCACACCCCATAATAACCATGCACATCCCCATAATAACCGTACACATACCGTAATAACC includes the following:
- the LOC127185821 gene encoding steryl-sulfatase-like — translated: MMSPLPFHILLLMVGASAGGGPNFLLIMADDLGIGDPGCYGNTTLRTPNIDRLAREGVKLTQHLAASPLCTPSRAAFLTGRYPVRSGMASWNTVGVFLFTASSGGLPSSEVTFAQLLREQGYSTGLVGKWHLGLSCQAARDFCHHPLRHGFEFFHGAPTTNLRDCRVGAGSVFGPAYHMLLWVPLQVLCTTALGLAALRALGVLAVPFSAFLVLALAVGTLAAAYLAFQHYFRPTNCFLMRGFEVMQRPMDYAGLAGRLTEEAVGFLHRYSHGPFLLFLSFLHVHTAHFAGPSFVGRSRHGVYGDAVEEMDWSVGRVLDTLDELGLTNNTLVYFSSDHGAHVEEVGARGEAHGGSNGAYRGGKGNNWEGGIRVPGLVRWPGVLPAGVEIDEPTSNMDVFPTVVRLAGAELPRDRVIDGRDLMPLLRGQRMHSEHDFLFHYCNAYMNAVRWRPPNGTSVWKAFFFTPDFSPADANGCPSEHVCPCYGTGITHHDPPLLFDVTRDPGERHPVTMREEPRFHAILATMQDAATHHLHSVSPEVPNQLSLANLIWKPWLQL